One genomic region from Myripristis murdjan chromosome 7, fMyrMur1.1, whole genome shotgun sequence encodes:
- the tcf15 gene encoding transcription factor 15, which produces MMTFAMLRPMATHLIYSDLSVMSEDDDNRSESDGSSERSYGVCATEKRRRISRKTDGSSVVVIKQRNAANARERDRTQSVNTAFTALRTLIPTEPVDRKLSKIETLRLASSYISHLANVLLLGDGNGDGQPCLGAVYAQGESGAKQPRTICTFCLSNQRKGIKDGKDCLKLRGLGSLRMRR; this is translated from the exons ATGATGACATTTGCCATGCTGCGGCCTATGGCGACGCACTTGATCTACTCAGATCTCAGCGTGATGTCCGAGGATGATGACAACCGCAGCGAGAGCGACGGCAGCTCGGAACGAAGTTATGGAGTGTGTGCCACCGAAAAAAGACGAAGGATTTCACGGAAAACGGATGGAAGCAGCGTCGTGGTTATAAAACAGAGGAACGCGGCTAATGCCCGGGAGAGAGACCGGACCCAAAGTGTCAACACGGCGTTCACAGCACTTCGGACTCTGATACCCACCGAGCCGGTGGACAGAAAGCTGTCAAAGATAGAAACCCTTCGCCTGGCATCCAGCTACATCTCTCATCTGGCCAACGTGCTTCTGCTCGGAGACGGGAACGGCGACGGACAGCCGTGCCTCGGTGCGGTTTACGCGCAAGGAGAGAGCGGCGCGAAGCAGCCGCGGACCATCTGCACCTTCTGCTTGAGCAACCAAAGGAAAGGG ataaagGATGGCAAGGACTGTTTAAAACTCCGAGGGCTGGGTTCCCTGCGAATGAGACGCTGA